A section of the Petrimonas sulfuriphila genome encodes:
- a CDS encoding dihydroorotase, with translation MKLIHKAILINEGRSFTGSVLVEGDRISKVFENEVPEIILQQCGEIIDARGLYLIPGVLDDQVHFRDPGLTHKGDIYSESRAAVAGGVTSFMEMPNTNPQTVTIDALHEKFDLAAQKSIANYSFYLGATNDNIKELKKVDKKNVCGVKVFMGASTGNMLVDNAKTLQRIFAEVDSLIATHCENEEIIRDNVDAYRKRFGEDIPVLYHPLIRSEEACFRSSAQAAELADKYGSRLHVLHLSTAREMSLFSKSSVKDKKITAEVCVHHLWFTDEDYARLGTRIKWNPAIKTRADRDALRSALISGKLDIVATDHAPHLLSEKEGGCLKASSGGPLVQHSLQAMLELSLQGLWSKEFVVEKMCHAPAELFQVRGRGYIREGYFADLVLVNPDKLYTVGKNNILYKCGWSPFEGETFRHSIEKTFVNGNLVFDNGNVVESASGEALTFDR, from the coding sequence ATGAAACTTATCCATAAGGCAATCCTTATTAACGAAGGCCGTTCCTTTACGGGTTCTGTACTTGTAGAAGGAGACAGGATTTCGAAAGTATTTGAGAACGAAGTCCCCGAAATTATCCTTCAGCAGTGCGGTGAAATTATCGATGCAAGGGGCTTGTACCTTATTCCCGGGGTATTGGATGATCAGGTGCATTTTCGTGATCCCGGACTTACGCACAAGGGTGATATTTATTCGGAGAGCAGGGCCGCTGTCGCTGGAGGCGTAACCTCGTTTATGGAAATGCCCAATACCAACCCGCAAACCGTGACGATAGATGCTTTGCACGAAAAGTTTGATCTGGCCGCACAAAAATCCATTGCCAATTATTCGTTTTACCTGGGTGCCACCAACGACAACATCAAGGAACTGAAAAAAGTCGACAAAAAGAACGTTTGCGGGGTGAAAGTGTTTATGGGCGCTTCTACCGGAAACATGCTGGTAGACAACGCAAAAACACTGCAGCGGATCTTTGCCGAAGTAGATTCGCTAATTGCCACGCATTGCGAGAACGAGGAAATTATCCGTGACAATGTGGATGCCTACAGGAAGCGGTTCGGAGAAGATATTCCTGTTCTGTACCATCCGCTTATCCGCAGTGAAGAAGCATGCTTCCGCTCTTCGGCACAAGCTGCGGAACTCGCTGACAAGTACGGTTCCCGCCTGCATGTGTTGCATCTTTCCACTGCCAGGGAAATGAGTTTGTTCAGTAAGTCGTCTGTAAAAGACAAAAAAATAACAGCAGAAGTATGCGTTCATCACCTTTGGTTTACCGATGAGGATTATGCCCGGTTGGGCACACGCATCAAATGGAATCCGGCGATAAAAACGCGTGCAGACCGTGATGCCTTGCGTTCTGCGCTGATATCGGGAAAGCTGGATATTGTGGCAACTGATCATGCTCCGCATTTGTTGAGCGAGAAAGAGGGCGGTTGCCTGAAAGCTTCCTCTGGCGGGCCGTTGGTTCAACACTCCCTGCAGGCTATGTTGGAGTTGTCGTTACAAGGGCTCTGGTCGAAAGAATTTGTTGTGGAAAAAATGTGCCATGCGCCTGCAGAACTTTTTCAGGTGAGAGGCCGGGGATATATCCGCGAAGGATATTTTGCCGACCTGGTGCTTGTGAATCCTGATAAACTCTATACCGTAGGCAAAAACAATATCCTGTACAAATGTGGTTGGTCGCCGTTCGAAGGTGAAACTTTCCGGCACAGCATCGAGAAAACGTTTGTGAACGGGAATCTGGTGTTTGATAACGGCAATGTAGTTGAATCGGCTTCGGGGGAAGCATTGACGTTCGACCGGTAA
- a CDS encoding glycosyltransferase, which produces MKFLFTVQGEGRGHFTQSLALASMLRKHGHEVVAVLVGKDDSRQIPRFYLDKINAPVFDFRSPNFTALYKQKRPNLVLSVIGNFSQSFIFRKSILFVKSKIEEYRPDAVVNFYEMVTGVAFRTYRFDKKLNVQLISIAHQYMLLNPKYKTTSEQDIKYYFLRMITKVTCQCSSKILALSFRDMPGSIEKNLVVVPPLLRQEVFENEPSDGDYIHGYMINTGYYEEVLDWHTKNPHIPLRFFWDKKDADEVTVIDENLILYRIDDDLFLKSMAGSMAYSTTSGFESVCEALYYKKPILMIPVHVEQEFNAYDASLSGAGISSTKFKLNKLLNFIPHYRPDENFRDWVHQAEERFIREICGTN; this is translated from the coding sequence GTGAAATTTTTATTTACCGTACAGGGCGAGGGCAGGGGACACTTTACGCAATCGCTCGCATTGGCGTCTATGTTAAGAAAACACGGACACGAAGTGGTGGCCGTATTGGTGGGTAAAGACGACTCGCGACAAATTCCCCGGTTTTATCTCGATAAAATCAATGCGCCTGTTTTTGATTTTAGAAGCCCTAATTTCACCGCATTATACAAACAAAAACGGCCAAACCTCGTATTGAGCGTCATTGGTAATTTTTCGCAATCGTTCATCTTTCGGAAAAGCATTCTTTTCGTCAAATCCAAGATAGAGGAATATCGTCCCGACGCGGTGGTCAATTTTTATGAAATGGTTACCGGAGTGGCTTTTAGAACCTATCGGTTTGATAAGAAGTTAAATGTTCAATTAATCAGCATCGCACACCAGTACATGCTGCTGAATCCGAAATACAAAACCACCAGCGAACAGGACATCAAGTATTATTTTCTTCGGATGATAACGAAGGTTACCTGCCAGTGTTCGTCCAAAATCTTGGCACTTTCGTTCCGTGATATGCCCGGAAGCATTGAGAAGAACCTGGTGGTTGTTCCGCCACTGCTCAGACAGGAGGTCTTTGAAAATGAACCCTCCGACGGAGATTATATCCACGGCTATATGATCAATACCGGATATTACGAGGAAGTGCTGGACTGGCACACTAAAAACCCCCACATTCCGCTGCGCTTCTTCTGGGACAAGAAGGATGCCGATGAGGTGACGGTGATAGACGAAAACCTGATACTGTATCGCATCGATGACGATCTTTTCCTGAAAAGTATGGCGGGCAGTATGGCATATTCCACCACCTCGGGATTTGAGTCGGTGTGCGAGGCACTCTATTACAAAAAACCCATTCTGATGATTCCCGTACACGTGGAGCAGGAGTTTAATGCTTATGATGCCAGCCTTTCCGGAGCGGGAATAAGCAGTACGAAATTTAAACTGAACAAACTGTTGAACTTTATACCGCATTACCGGCCCGATGAAAACTTCCGGGATTGGGTGCATCAGGCGGAAGAACGGTTTATCCGGGAGATCTGCGGCACCAACTAA